From the Ochotona princeps isolate mOchPri1 chromosome 26, mOchPri1.hap1, whole genome shotgun sequence genome, the window aacacaaagaaagttttaaaaagaagtattaaGGAGAGATACCTTTAACATTttccactaaaataaacttttcttttaactccattttctgtgactttttgaagttttcatgtttacaacaggctaatcctccgccatgtagcaccagcatcccatatgggtgccacttcatgtcccagttgctcaacttcccatccagccttgtGCCAATggctggaggacggcccaaggcctgggacccctgtgtccatgtggaaggcctggaagagcatcctggctcccggcttcagatcagctcagctctggtcattgtggtcatgtggggagaaagccaggggatggaagatctctctctctttctctccaaatctgcctttcaaataaaaataaagaaaaaatttgcttgcattttaaaatgcacCAAAAAATGCTCTCTCATAaagcaaaaatcaactcaaaataaacaaaccaatgtGTTTCCACTTGTCCACTGGAACACTGCTAACCCTACATCGTTATACAGAAGTCAAAAAAGTAGAGAAGTTATAAATTAccaaaaaatagcaaaatgagTTTTCAAGCTTTAAAGCGCATTTAGGAAAGAAGCTTGAGCAATTTGGAGACGTTTAATAAGAGTAATAGTAGCAGATACTCGTCCTGTATCAAGGGACTAAGAACAGCATGCCTCATTTTCCCGTGCGGGGACTTCCTCGCGGGCTATCTGGAGTATGCTGGGTAAGACGCAGACAGGGTCTTCATCACCAGGTCCAGGGTATTCTGGATCCGTACGTTGTTTCTTTCTATCACAGAGGAATGTCGCCCTGATTTCACGCTTTCTTCCAGGTCAATGGGGAGAAGGGTATGGGGATTGAACAAGTATCGCGGCTCCCCCAGGATGCCTACTCTGTGAAAAGAATTCATGGTACCAATGAAGGGGGAAAACCAAAGACTGAGATGCTAaagctcacaaacacacacacacacacacacacacacacacacacacaaaggcacatCTATCTGTGTAAAGCCACTTATCCCATGAACTACCACTGAAAGTTTACATATCTCCCCATGCAACTCTGTTTCTCTCAAAACAGGAAAACCTCAGCCTTACAAAGTCTCTTATTCCTCCCAACTTAAACTACTTGAGTCCAGAACCTTCCAGCAAAGTTTTTCTTGCCTAGATGGTTGTACCTAGGGATGCTCACGAAAGGATACAGTtggagaggggggagggagaatgCAGGGATGCAGGGCCTCTCATGCTTTCTCTACTCCAGTGGAGGCGGACGGCCTGAGCTCCAGCGCTCCTAGGACCTCCCAGAAGCCCTGCGAAGGCCCGGCCCGCCTGGCCCCTTGGACCACTTACTTGGGCAAGGGCACAAAGTCCAGGTGCTCCTGAGCTGGGAGCTTCACTCCTGCTTGGTACTTTTTCTCTATGATATTCTGAACTTTCTCTCTGTGAGAGGGCAGCAGGGTAGACAGGACCGGAGAGCGCATGTTAATGGCTTTTTTAATTGCTGGGCGCTTCGCCATCATTCTCCTGCGAGGGGtggtggagaggagagaaaggtgaGTTTGGGTCAAGTTGTCCTGTTTTCTGCAATTGTGCTTATGCTTGAGGAAGTCAAAAGGTCATACCTAAACTGCACAAAAGTCATAcgcttcctctcccctcctgatTCTTCCTCCTCCCGCTTCCGGCGGGGAATGTTGAACATACTGGTACGAAAGAGCCTCCCTACTTCCTCCTCAATCTCGGTCAAGTGCTGCCGCCGGAAGACAACCCAAGCCACATAGGTGCAGAAAGTGTAAAAGCACTGCAAGGGGAAGCAGACAGCAACCACTTTCTCTGGCTAGCTGCACAGCTTGGGCTGCACAGCCCTCATTCCTGCAAAGCCATGAGCAATCCAACAGGACCTCAGCTTTGTGGGGCTGGAGGGGTAAGTGAGAACCAGAGGGAAGTGTTAAGATAGTACATCTAGCGTGTTAGCATGCCTTTGAGGACACACACTCAAATTAAGTGCTTGACAAACGGCCACAGGTTATTGCTATATTTCACCTTCTCCTATCAAAGTGGAAAAGCTCTAGAACACAACCCACCTCAAAGAATTTCCAGTCTTTCTGCGTATCTGAGATTTTCTCCCTGCAACATAGCAAAGCATGACTCTTGGGTGAGGAGAAAGTGGTCTAGTCCCCAGTTTCTTTCCCAGAATTGGACTCTCAAGGGTATCTGGCTACATCAAAGCTCTCAAGGCATGGGCAAGATGTCTCAACACCTCGTTCTTCAACTTCCTCAGTTACCCCAAACTAAACACCCACACAGCTTGATCGCATGTTGTACTCATTATAGAAAGTGGGTACAAATGAGCCAGTGAAGAATTGGATTCCTGCATATGCTGCTGGTGTTGTGGGTGCCGGGGAGGTGAGCCACGGGCAAGTGGCAAAGGGGTAACATGAGGCATTAGGTGTGTTTGGAAGTATGGAATTAAAGAATAAGTCCAAAGTGgaggaaaagaaattttaaatgatgATTATGGCTGTTTGATATAAAAGAAACAGACATTCagggcagcattgtggtacaggggCAAGGCTgccgcttgggatgcctgtatcccatagcaGGATGCTAGTCTGAGACCTAGCTGTTCCATCTCTAAACCATCTCCCTGTGAATtcactgggaagtagcaggtgatggtccaatggcttgagtccctgccagccatcgaggagacacagaaggagtttgtggtttctggctttggcctggctcagtcccacctgttacagtcatctggagaatgaaccagtaaatagaagatctctctctctctacctctctcactctccttaattctgttttttcaaatacacacacacacacacttatactcACACACTGTTTAAAGAGACATAGAAAATGAAGTAAGTTCTATATTACACAATCAATATACTGAAGGGCAGAAATTTGCCCAAGAGTCCTTGCAACCCAACCCTAAGGCCATTGTACTTGTCTGTGCACACCAAGTGAAAGCGGCCTCCCGTCCCAACACAAGCCATTCCAATTCTCATCCGAGCTTCAGGGAAGTAGCGTGGGAGTTGAAGGAAAGGGCTACTGCACCTGTAGTCACTTGATGACTCACATAGGCCACGGCTAGTCTCAGAGCACGCCAGGGTTTTGCTGCTGTTTTGTGTGGATTTGCCTTCTTTGGAGTAATTGTGACTCCAGGGACTGGGCCTGGACTTGGATTTTTAGAGCCAGCCACAAATCCAACCCATTCAGAAGCTGCAGCCTTCTCACATAGCCTGAAGAGACCCACACTAGCCCGTGGCTTTGAGGGTGAGCCCGATAAGTTGTTTCAGCATTTGCCTCCTTCCCAGCAGACTCACCTCCTCAAGTTCAAGTCTTCAGCAAAAAACTGAAGAAAGAGCCATATTTGAAGGCCAGGTACCACATTCATGCTAGCCCTTCACACTTATTGTGATCCTTAGTCCTCCCCTTTGAGATAGTCTGCATGGCTGTTCCCAAGTTATGGTTAAAGAAGCTAAAGTTGGAACTCGATCATATTTATGGGAatgtcaaaaagttcatggaaaacacaaaatatttttttaaatgtgtggctataaaaaaaatgcatcaaggtaaggctttggcccatcctctaccgctttgccaggccacaagtgggaaactgaatggaaagtggagcactcGGGATATAAACTAGCACCCTTtgggatcccaacacgtgcaagatgaggatttagctgttgagccatcacactgggccctctttttgtaaatcttgaATTCTGGTCTTTTCAACTTGAAGTGATACTTTGACGACAAAATAAGTTAGAGTCAGCACAGTGCATTGTGTGGCACAGTAGGTGAAGCTGCTATCGGaggtggtaccagcatcccatatgaatacttgttctagtcctggctgctccacttccaactcagcttcctgttaatgtgcctgggagaataacagaggacggcccaaatccttgggcccctgcacccatgtgggagacctggaggaagctcctggcttcagattggcagagcgccagccattgtggccatttgatgagtaaaccaacagagaaaagatccctgcctctcaaataaacatataaatatttaccaaaaaaaaaaaaaaagatgaagaagaagaaagaaaaaagaaaaggtacaTTTGTAGCTGATAGAGTACGAAACTTAAAGCTATGATTTTATCATAACGCTTTTCTTGAAAGTTCTGCCAGAAGGAGAGATAAGACCATTTTTCCTAAATGGAGCCTGTTGTAAACTGAACCTCCACCTacagttcttgggctcctgcagtaagggtcttcagaaaattcatgaaaaaatccaaaatgtcctttgcaccaaaataaactcatcttttagtGCCATCGGTCCACAAACTTCTGGAAGTACACTCATATCTCTGGTGCAGCCATCAGCAATCTGTGCACCAGGTACCCAAAGACTCCTCCTCTAGGTCTGCACCGGCTCTGTTCTCTGTATCCCAGCACACGACACCACACATCACAATGCAGGTGCTCAACGCGTGGCAGGCATCAAAAACAGAACACAGACTGCATTGCTCTGTGTTCACAATGGAAAAACTGGGGCTagcactgtgcctttcaaataaacaaatacatcttttaaaataaacaggcAACTCTTTTACACCAAAAATGAGCACAATATCTGAAGTCAGCGTAAGTTaggtgcatggaagatctctctgtctctccttctttctataaatctgcctttcaaacaaaaatcaatttttatataaaaaaagatatcCAAAGTCTAATTGAGCAGCATTAAGATATTTATACACTTTCAAACTCCCAAATTACTAAAGCAATAAAACCCAATGTGAGTAGGTGTGCTTTCTGCTGGTATGCTGTGAAATGTTTGAACCTTTCTGGAGAACCATCTGTCATTATGTATCCAGAGTTATGGAACTGTTTGTGTCTTTGGGGTAAATGTACTCTGGATAGCAGGCCACAAAAAAAGTACCCAAGTGAGCAAAGTAGTTTATATATAAAACAGGGGGGAAAGAAAGTGAAAGCACTTAAAGCTCAATAGAAaggggggaatctcaactgaacttgaactgtggttatgcaacaatgtggaggaatccaccatggtgggagggtttgggaaggggtggggagaatccaagtacctatgaaactgtgtcacataatacaatgtaattaatgaattaaaaaataaaaaaaagaaacagcaaaaaaaaaaaaaaagctcaatagAAAGAACAGTTAAATGCATGGTTGTACGATATGACAGAAGTGACAGCTGCCATTCAAAGTTCTAAGTACGTCCACCAGCTCTCTGAAAAGGTGGGGGGGTGGCGTCCGATTTGTCATGCACTGGGTTCTTCTGCTGAGTGGAAAGAAAACTTCTGTGTGACAAGGATGCATGATGTGTACTTCAGGCTGGGAGAGACTTTGGCTTGGAGGTTGAAGCTTTCTATCCTATGAGCCCAAACTTTGCTGCAAGGAGGCTgtttcttacatttaaaaaaaaactcaaaaaattccatcctggtatcccacctgggtcatcttttgctaacaatttttttttttaaaaagatttatttatttttattggaaaggcaggtacacagagaggaggagagacagagaggaagatcttctgtccaatgattcactcccaaaccggccacaacagctggaacttagccaatccgaagctagaagcCCAGAGCCTATTTTGGgactcccactcaggtgcagggtcccaaggctttgggccatcctctactgctttctcagaccacaaacagggagctggatgggaagcagggctgctaggattagaaccatcgcccatataggatcctggtgtgttcaacgtgaggacttcaaCAGTTAGGCTATTGCTCCAGGtccatctgctgctactttctaCAGTCACTCTagcatgggagctggatggaagtggagcagccaggattcaaactacaGAATCCTTCaaccactgcaacaccacactggggtccttctttttgcatttttgatCACAGTAGTGTAGACATTGTCACCCTAAGGCAAAAGTCATCTCCCCACAAAGTCATCCTTATAAGTCCGGCCCAGCAGGTGGTACTCACAACTGTGCTgctaaaaaatgggcaaagggtaGAGCACCCCGAACCTAGACCCAAGGTCACAGTGGGAGATCACCTGCTCCTATCCAAGGCACCAGGCATCCTTCCAGGTAGAGAGCAAGATTCCGCTGAGGGGTTCAGACACTTCACTTACTATTGCCCAGCTGGGGAGACCCTAGGGTTCCTTCCATAGCCACCTGGCTCTCTCAAAGGAGACATCACAGGTGTTTAGGACCCAGACCCACCTGAGTGTTGGTATTCTAGAAAAATAACGCACTTCCTGCAGAGTACCAAGAATCAAATCAAAGTGGGATATCAAGGATGTGTAGACATACCATGGGGACTTGGAAAACACATGGAGAAATAGAATTCAACACaggttcattttggtgcaaaaaaaaggGGGCTGGGAATCCCAGCATGGTAATCTGCATTCTCCATGACCTTTGCGGAGtccaggggcagggggcagggggcagggagctgggcgcaGGCTTACTTCCCACAGGACATGTGGTGCTTATCAGGCATGCCCAGGCCCAGCACGAGCACGCAGTACTTCTGAGCCAGATGTTTCTGTGCTGCCTCCAACTTGCTGACAGCCAGCTCCAACTCTTTTTTCTCCACAAGACCCCTGCAGGGTGGGTCAGGGGAGAAGGGTAGGAGAAGAGAGACAGTCTGGATTAATGTTGGCAGATGTCTGGATGAGTCAGCAAAAGGTCAGCATTGGTACTCCAGAAGAAGTACCAGTGAAACTACAAGACTTCAGGTCCCAGCTTactgtcttgggctgtggtgcaggaaaatcctcccAGCCCCTTGCTGCTTCATCATTGGACCTGTGCATCTCATAAGGTGAACTGCCACTGTCCCATATATTCTTTATGCTCTATGgtcttcattttacattttaaatatgttaatgAACTCATTCAttagagatggggagacagagacaaactcacctacaggttcactccctaactgctCACAATGGGAGATGCTGGGTTGATGCtgagagctaggaactcaacccaggtcaccCACAAGGGTGGGAGGACCCAGCCATTGTTAGAACCTATTAGGCCCTTGAGGCCTGCTAGAACCCCCAGACCTCATGAAACAGGAAACAGTTACACCACCTAAGGGCTAGCAGGGAGCTTAGACAGACAGTGCCAAATGCCAAGACAGTGCCAACTCCACCAGGCTGCCCTTctgcacacacaccctccctccctgctctccacccACAATCCCTCCCTCAAGAAACCACTTAAAAGGGGGTTCCAACCTGCTGCTCAGATGACCAGCCTGGCTTCATACCCTTCGCTCCATCTGGGCAGGCTCAATCCCCAATCTCTTTACTCCCACCATTCTGATTCTGTCCCCCTAAACCAAAACCTTTCTACTTTAGCCCCCTCTTTGCCTTCTTCAACACCCCCAAATCCTAAAACCTGacaatcacttgaaccatcactgccacctgccagtgtctgcattagcaggaagctaagctcaggaactggagctgggtcaagccaagtACAACCGCGTGGCATGCAGGTGCACTTACCCCTAGTCTAATAGGTTACTACTAGCCCATCCGTGAGTCCTCAGTGCTACAGATGGGAAATTCTAATTCACATAGAACAGCTCGACTAACAAATGGCTGATCGGCTGCACGTTTTCCCACTTGGTCGCTGGTGTTCCTGCAAAGCTCAGacttggggctgggagtgggaacGCAGCCCTACTTCTCGGCTCTGTCTTCAACTGTGCTAGTGGATGAGGCAGGTGCGGTTCTAAAAATgtagctttgggccatcctttactgctttcccaggccacaagcagggaactggatgggaagtggagcagccagaatacaaaccaatacccatatgggatcccagcatgtgcaaggcaaggacagtaACTACCAGGCTACTGTGTTGGAccctttttaatattattttagaaTATGGTTACTTGAGAATTCTAAACGATGCAGATGGTTTTGATTATATGTGACTATTGGGAAAGTCTTTATTAACTGGATTATTTTTGCTAAAAAAATAGCCATATAAATGATTcagtggattttaaaaattagcagaCTCCTCGCATATAAAAAGTCTAGGTATAGTTGGCCCTGCTCTTAGTAACACAATACCACGAACGGGGTCAGctaaagagaaaagagatttacctggttcatattctggtggCGGGGTTGGGGATGCGGGGCAGGGCGAGCCACCCTGGGAGGACACAAAATATGTCCACGTGCCTCTGCTGCTCTCATCCCTTCCTCTGAAGCCACCAGCAGTTACTCAGGGGTGGTGCACCCCAAGGACCCAATCCAGTTCTGATGCCCTGCCCAAGGACACCTTGGTGAAGCCTTCCCATGAGGATGCCTGGACGCTCAACCTGGCACATGCTGCCACTCCATCCAGGACAAGAGTTCGTTTTAACTCTGGCGGTGAGGCACATCACACAATCGTACTTACACCATATAGCTTTTGGGCTTCCTTTCCAGTGAgtttttttccaagaaataagCTAAGTAGTACAGTAATGCCATGAGGAAACTGTCAAGACTCTTACTCCTACGgggagaagtgaaagagaaacaaagagaaataaattctAAAGTACTCCAAATATAAGGCTTctcattaaaaaaacacaaaatgactACAGGGTTGAAGAATAACTAGAAATGCTTCATTACACCAATCACACAattaatttatcatttaaaagtCCTACTAATTATATTCTTGACAATGTAAGAAATCTGAttcttgtaaataaaattttCGGGGAGATCAGACACTAAATTTGCATAGTTGTGGTTTATTAcctgattttcattttagaaaggtTTTATTATACAACACAttctcattatttaaaaataaaagtttttgggAGCAGGTACGTGGTACAGTTGTTCGGTTagggtgcctgggttccagtcctggactcattctcaattccagcttcctgctgatagaaATTCCGGGAGGCACAGATGATAACTCGagctgctgggtccctgccatccagctGGAAGATGTctactgagttccaagctcccagctttggcctggccccagccccggcTGTCACGGGCATCTGAGGATGGggaatctctgtgtctgtccctaaATCCATCAAGTGCATgtactctcctcccctctctgtcaCCAACCCACTTCCCTAATGGTAGTTATGTTTGAGAGCCTGGCATGTGGGCCCCTAAGATTCCCAAAGATGACAACCACATGTAACATTCTCCTCCAGCAACATATATGCTTGCACATGAAGATCCCTTCACATCTTTTGCAACAAGTGGGATAAGGTTGCAAACACAAGTCTTTGCAACTTGTTCTTATCACTTATCTGTGGAACGTAGACCCCCAATGACACTATATACAAatttcccgggcccggcggcgtggcctagtggctaaagtcctcgccttgaatgcccaggaacccatatgggtgccagttctaatcccggcagctccacttcccatccagctccctgcttgtggcctgggaaagcagtcgatgacggcccagagcactgggaccctgcacctgcgtgggagacccggaagaggttcctggttcccggcttcagatcggcgcagcaacgaccgttgctgtcacttgggaagtgaatctatggatggaagatcttcctctctgtctctcctcctctctgtacatctgactttctaataaaaataaataaatctttaaaaagaaaacttccctCATTTTATCAATAGCTGTACAGAGCATTCCATGGTTCATTGGTAGTTTAATTGGGCTTCTATTGGTGAGTATttaggcatttttaaaatattagagatGGAAGTGAAATCATTAGAACACAGTGTATTACATATTAAATTGTCATGGCTTCCTCTCCAAAGAATATGCTGATATACAGTACTATCTCAACTAACTTGTACCAGAAGTCACTGTTTATAggactagcactgtggcatagcacagaagctgctgcctgcaatgacagtatcccatgagtgccagtttaagtgGTTCCAGTCCAGGacgttccatttctgatccagctccctgctaatgcagctggcaaagcagcagaagacggcccgaGTGCTTGGCTCCCCGCAcccatgtatgagatctggaagaagctccgggttcaggtgcagcctggctcagcgcctgctgtggtggccatttggtgagtgaaccagcaagatatctttaactctgcctttcaaataaataattttcttaaaaagagagaggagaactcattgatttctttctaaattttcttgCTTGAATTTCATTCTATTCTTTCTATCCCCAAATGGAAATTCTTACTCTGGCAtgttctcttaaaaaaaactattatttatttgaaaggcaaaattagaaagggagagagagggagagaatcttgctggtttactcaccaaatgaccacagcagccagggctgggacaggcaggaGCCAAGCGACTGGaatttctttcagatctcccatgtgggtgcaggggtccacgcacctgggccatctttattattttcccaggcataatagcagggaactgggttggaagtagaacagccaggacttgaactggcattcatatgaggtgctggcattgcaggtgggggCTCAGCCTGAATGGCACAATGCCAGTCCCCCTGGTAGGCTTTCTTCAACTGCAGCCATGGAACAGGATGTCTCCAGTCGAGTTTCTCCAGAAACAGACCTCAAACAGAGACAGGAGAGTAAGAGGGTCACTTGGGAAATTATTTAAGTTAACAtcagcatgtgtatgtatgtgcctgtgtgtatgtatttgtgtgcctggtgtgtatgtgtgtgtgggggggtacag encodes:
- the PPP1R36 gene encoding protein phosphatase 1 regulatory subunit 36 isoform X2 codes for the protein MYSVPELYPRRKRLDGQASPLLDHLGLRLGMWYWKDETRTLEFRSFLPTMEFKEKGRKGKAVHFPEMDGAAAERLTDKRLASRDTAKSLEKRGLLGSVTLDDVKFVVLLLLQDSEMQRICSFTTFVRSKSLDSFLMALLYYLAYFLEKNSLERKPKSYMVEKISDTQKDWKFFECFYTFCTYVAWVVFRRQHLTEIEEEVGRLFRTSMFNIPRRKREEEESGGERKRMTFVQFRRMMAKRPAIKKAINMRSPVLSTLLPSHREKVQNIIEKKYQAGVKLPAQEHLDFVPLPKVGILGEPRYLFNPHTLLPIDLEESVKSGRHSSVIERNNVRIQNTLDLVMKTLSASYPAYSR
- the PPP1R36 gene encoding protein phosphatase 1 regulatory subunit 36 isoform X3 produces the protein MYSVPELYPRRKRLDGQASPLLDHLGLRLGMWYWKDETRTLEFRSFLPTMEFKEKGRKGKAVHFPEMDGAAAERSKSLDSFLMALLYYLAYFLEKNSLERKPKSYMVGLVEKKELELAVSKLEAAQKHLAQKYCVLVLGLGMPDKHHMSCGKEKISDTQKDWKFFECFYTFCTYVAWVVFRRQHLTEIEEEVGRLFRTSMFNIPRRKREEEESGGERKRMTFVQFRRMMAKRPAIKKAINMRSPVLSTLLPSHREKVQNIIEKKYQAGVKLPAQEHLDFVPLPKVGILGEPRYLFNPHTLLPIDLEESVKSGRHSSVIERNNVRIQNTLDLVMKTLSASYPAYSR
- the PPP1R36 gene encoding protein phosphatase 1 regulatory subunit 36 isoform X4 is translated as MYSVPELYPRRKRLDGQASPLLDHLGLRLGMWYWKDETRTLEFRSFLPTMEFKEKGRKGKAVHFPEMDGAAAERLTDKRLASRDTAKSLEKRGLLGSVTLDDVKFVVLLLLQDSEMQRICSFTTFVRSKSLDSFLMALLYYLAYFLEKNSLERKPKSYMVGLVEKKELELAVSKLEAAQKHLAQKYCVLVLGLGMPDKHHMSCGKRMMAKRPAIKKAINMRSPVLSTLLPSHREKVQNIIEKKYQAGVKLPAQEHLDFVPLPKVGILGEPRYLFNPHTLLPIDLEESVKSGRHSSVIERNNVRIQNTLDLVMKTLSASYPAYSR
- the PPP1R36 gene encoding protein phosphatase 1 regulatory subunit 36 isoform X1, coding for MYSVPELYPRRKRLDGQASPLLDHLGLRLGMWYWKDETRTLEFRSFLPTMEFKEKGRKGKAVHFPEMDGAAAERLTDKRLASRDTAKSLEKRGLLGSVTLDDVKFVVLLLLQDSEMQRICSFTTFVRSKSLDSFLMALLYYLAYFLEKNSLERKPKSYMVGLVEKKELELAVSKLEAAQKHLAQKYCVLVLGLGMPDKHHMSCGKEKISDTQKDWKFFECFYTFCTYVAWVVFRRQHLTEIEEEVGRLFRTSMFNIPRRKREEEESGGERKRMTFVQFRRMMAKRPAIKKAINMRSPVLSTLLPSHREKVQNIIEKKYQAGVKLPAQEHLDFVPLPKVGILGEPRYLFNPHTLLPIDLEESVKSGRHSSVIERNNVRIQNTLDLVMKTLSASYPAYSR